Proteins from a single region of Phycisphaeraceae bacterium D3-23:
- a CDS encoding CerR family C-terminal domain-containing protein has protein sequence MTPPPDDTRRRLLDAAAELFATRGYRNTTVRDICDKAGTNGAAVNYHFAGKDKLHLEALEHARQRALHEDPYPAGPPPTGPLPPEDRLRRHIRGMLGRCFATGPAAWYANMILREMVEPTVALQHAMDGNIAPHQRKLEGIVAELLDADPDDPSDPRPRDLACAVVAMALHYHHCRPAIAHMHPEMSFDQDQAERLTEVIHRFALAGIAGFRT, from the coding sequence ATGACCCCACCCCCCGACGACACACGCCGGCGCCTGCTCGATGCCGCGGCCGAGCTGTTTGCGACGCGTGGCTACCGCAACACGACGGTCCGGGACATCTGCGACAAGGCCGGGACCAACGGCGCGGCCGTGAACTACCACTTCGCCGGCAAGGATAAGCTCCACCTCGAAGCGCTCGAACACGCCCGCCAACGCGCGCTCCACGAAGACCCCTACCCCGCCGGCCCCCCGCCGACCGGGCCGCTGCCACCCGAAGACCGCCTGCGTCGACACATCCGCGGGATGCTCGGTCGCTGCTTCGCAACAGGCCCCGCCGCGTGGTACGCCAACATGATCCTGCGCGAGATGGTCGAGCCGACCGTCGCGCTCCAGCACGCGATGGACGGCAACATCGCGCCTCATCAACGCAAGCTCGAAGGCATCGTCGCCGAGCTGCTCGACGCCGACCCCGACGACCCGAGCGACCCCCGGCCGCGCGACCTGGCGTGCGCCGTCGTGGCCATGGCGCTGCACTACCACCACTGCCGCCCGGCGATCGCGCACATGCACCCGGAGATGTCGTTCGACCAGGACCAGGCCGAGCGCCTGACCGAAGTCATCCACCGCTTCGCGCTCGCGGGCATCGCGGGGTTCCGTACGTGA
- a CDS encoding DUF1569 domain-containing protein: MERRDLTFNSLDEVLADIKALPAEGLTAAGKWTPAENVEHVSKAIGYTVHGFPDCKPSKIQKVLFTTMVKLFGRKMLTMKLSPGIKFPKGMEFFEPEKGVAWDEAVRRLEQNIADAKTKKMTHPSPVAGDLGHEKWTLMHCRHAELHFSFIHPPAA, translated from the coding sequence ATGGAAAGACGGGATCTTACGTTCAACAGCCTTGACGAGGTTCTGGCAGATATCAAGGCTCTGCCAGCCGAAGGCCTCACTGCGGCCGGCAAGTGGACCCCGGCCGAGAACGTCGAGCACGTCAGCAAGGCGATCGGTTACACGGTCCACGGCTTCCCGGACTGCAAGCCCTCGAAGATCCAGAAGGTGCTGTTCACGACGATGGTCAAGCTGTTTGGCCGAAAGATGCTCACCATGAAGCTCAGCCCGGGCATCAAGTTTCCCAAGGGGATGGAGTTTTTCGAGCCCGAGAAAGGTGTTGCCTGGGACGAGGCGGTGCGTCGGTTGGAGCAGAACATCGCGGATGCCAAGACGAAAAAGATGACCCACCCCAGCCCCGTGGCCGGGGACCTGGGCCACGAGAAGTGGACGCTGATGCACTGCCGGCACGCGGAGCTGCACTTCAGTTTTATCCATCCGCCCGCTGCGTGA
- the panC gene encoding pantoate--beta-alanine ligase codes for MLHLTTIPETRAHRRTIDAPVALVPTMGALHDGHIELIAAARKLTDEVWVSIFVNPAQFGPHEDFSKYPRPIEDDLAKCEAAGARVVFNPPPEDMYPPGALPTQIDVPSISTEFEGANRPGHFHGVCRVCLKLFNICQPTFACFGQKDYQQLRIIESMVADLNLGLAIQRVPTVREPDGLAMSSRNRYLDAEQRRHALGLSKALKLARHLIEDEGETDPAAIEAAMAETIAAHQLEPDYAAIRHPDTLATLDTVDRPVVALVAGRLGKVRLLDNALIGG; via the coding sequence GTGCTCCACCTCACCACGATCCCCGAGACCCGCGCCCACCGCAGGACGATCGACGCCCCGGTCGCGCTCGTCCCGACGATGGGCGCGCTGCACGATGGGCACATCGAACTCATCGCAGCCGCGCGGAAACTCACCGACGAGGTCTGGGTCTCCATCTTCGTCAATCCCGCACAGTTCGGCCCCCACGAAGACTTCAGCAAGTACCCACGCCCGATCGAAGACGACCTCGCCAAGTGCGAAGCGGCCGGGGCCCGCGTCGTGTTCAACCCGCCCCCGGAAGACATGTACCCGCCCGGCGCGTTGCCGACGCAGATCGATGTCCCGTCGATCAGCACTGAGTTCGAGGGTGCGAATCGGCCCGGGCATTTCCACGGCGTCTGCCGGGTGTGTCTCAAGCTGTTCAACATCTGCCAGCCGACCTTCGCGTGCTTCGGGCAGAAGGACTACCAGCAGCTTCGCATCATCGAGTCGATGGTTGCGGACCTGAATCTCGGGCTGGCGATCCAGCGGGTGCCGACGGTGCGCGAGCCCGACGGGCTGGCCATGAGCAGCCGGAACCGCTACCTCGATGCCGAACAGCGCCGCCACGCGCTGGGGTTGTCCAAGGCCCTGAAGCTCGCGCGCCACCTGATCGAGGACGAGGGCGAGACCGACCCGGCCGCGATCGAGGCCGCCATGGCCGAGACCATCGCGGCCCACCAGCTCGAGCCCGACTACGCCGCGATCCGCCACCCGGATACCCTGGCCACGCTCGACACGGTCGACCGCCCCGTCGTCGCGCTGGTCGCGGGTCGGCTGGGCAAGGTCCGCCTGCTTGATAACGCCTTGATCGGCGGTTGA